A region of Pseudomonas cavernicola DNA encodes the following proteins:
- the dut gene encoding dUTP diphosphatase → MHALQAKILDPRIGRDFPLPQYATPGSAGLDLRAMLPQDSVLEPGQTLLIPTGLSIYIGDPGLSALILPRSGLGHKHGIVLGNLVGLIDSDYQGELMVSCWNRGQTAFTIAVGERIAQLILVPVVQAHFELVEQFDESQRGAGGFGHSGSH, encoded by the coding sequence ATGCACGCACTGCAAGCCAAGATTCTCGACCCTCGCATTGGCCGCGACTTCCCGCTGCCACAGTACGCCACCCCAGGTTCTGCCGGCCTCGATCTGCGTGCCATGCTGCCCCAAGACAGCGTACTCGAACCCGGTCAAACCCTGCTGATCCCCACTGGCCTGTCGATCTATATCGGCGACCCCGGTTTGTCCGCATTGATCCTGCCACGCTCGGGCCTCGGCCATAAACACGGCATCGTGCTCGGCAACCTGGTCGGTCTGATCGACTCGGATTATCAGGGCGAACTGATGGTGTCTTGCTGGAACCGCGGGCAGACGGCCTTCACCATCGCCGTCGGCGAGCGCATTGCGCAGCTGATCCTGGTGCCGGTGGTACAGGCACACTTCGAGCTGGTCGAACAATTCGATGAAAGCCAGCGCGGCGCCGGCGGCTTCGGCCACTCCGGCAGCCACTGA
- the pyrE gene encoding orotate phosphoribosyltransferase, translating to MQAYQREFIRFAIERGVLRFGEFTLKSGRTSPYFFNAGLFNSGLALAQLGRFYAAALVESGIAFDVLFGPAYKGIPLAATTAVALAEQHQRDLPWCFNRKEAKDHGEGGTLVGAPLAGRVLIIDDVITAGTAIREVMQIIHAQGAQAAGVLIALNRQERGQGELSAIQEVERDFGMPVVSIVSLEQVLEYLAGDAELKQHLPAVQAYRAQYGI from the coding sequence ATGCAGGCGTACCAGCGCGAGTTCATTCGTTTTGCCATCGAGCGCGGCGTGCTGCGCTTCGGTGAGTTCACCCTCAAGTCGGGTCGTACCAGTCCGTATTTCTTCAATGCTGGGTTATTTAACAGCGGTTTGGCGTTGGCCCAGTTGGGGCGCTTCTATGCCGCGGCGCTGGTGGAGAGCGGGATTGCCTTCGATGTGCTGTTTGGGCCCGCCTACAAAGGCATTCCGTTAGCCGCGACCACCGCGGTGGCCTTGGCCGAGCAGCATCAGCGCGACCTACCCTGGTGCTTCAATCGTAAGGAAGCCAAAGACCACGGCGAAGGCGGCACTTTGGTCGGTGCGCCTCTGGCTGGGCGGGTGTTGATCATCGACGATGTGATCACCGCCGGTACGGCGATCCGCGAAGTGATGCAAATTATTCATGCGCAAGGCGCGCAAGCGGCCGGCGTGTTGATCGCGCTGAATCGTCAGGAGCGCGGCCAGGGCGAACTGTCGGCGATCCAGGAGGTCGAGCGTGACTTCGGCATGCCGGTAGTGAGCATTGTTTCGCTCGAGCAGGTGCTGGAATACCTGGCCGGTGATGCTGAGCTGAAGCAGCATTTGCCGGCGGTACAAGCCTACCGCGCGCAGTACGGAATCTAA
- the rph gene encoding ribonuclease PH, giving the protein MKRPSGRAADQLRPIRITRNYTKHAEGSVLVEFGDTKVICTVSVESGVPRFLKGQGQGWLTAEYGMLPRATGERNQREASRGKQGGRTLEIQRLIGRSLRAALDMSKLGENTLYVDCDVIQADGGTRTASITGAMVALVDALKVIKKRGGLKGGDPLKQMIAAVSVGMYQGEPVLDLDYLEDSAAETDLNVVMTSEGGFIEVQGTAEGAPFQPAELNAMLALAQKGMAELFELQRAALAD; this is encoded by the coding sequence ATGAAACGTCCCAGTGGCCGTGCCGCCGACCAGCTGCGCCCGATCCGCATCACCCGTAACTACACCAAACACGCCGAGGGCTCGGTGCTGGTGGAGTTCGGTGACACCAAAGTGATCTGCACGGTCAGCGTCGAGTCGGGAGTACCGCGCTTTCTCAAGGGCCAAGGCCAAGGTTGGTTGACCGCCGAGTACGGCATGTTGCCGCGCGCTACCGGCGAACGTAATCAGCGTGAAGCCAGCCGTGGCAAGCAAGGCGGGCGGACCCTGGAAATCCAGCGCCTGATCGGCCGTTCGCTGCGCGCTGCACTGGATATGTCCAAGCTGGGTGAAAACACCCTGTATGTCGACTGCGACGTGATCCAGGCCGACGGTGGTACGCGTACTGCGTCGATCACCGGCGCCATGGTTGCGCTGGTCGATGCGCTGAAAGTCATCAAGAAACGCGGCGGCTTGAAAGGTGGCGATCCGCTGAAGCAGATGATTGCAGCGGTCTCTGTCGGTATGTATCAGGGCGAACCGGTGCTGGATCTGGATTACCTGGAAGACTCTGCCGCGGAAACCGACTTGAATGTGGTGATGACCAGTGAAGGTGGTTTCATCGAGGTGCAGGGCACTGCGGAAGGCGCACCTTTCCAGCCGGCCGAGCTGAATGCCATGCTGGCTCTGGCGCAGAAAGGCATGGCCGAGTTGTTCGAACTGCAGCGCGCGGCGTTGGCTGACTAA
- a CDS encoding DUF4870 domain-containing protein has product MNENQAPVPAPSQEVRQWAMFCHFAAFLGLVFPFGNLLGPLIVWQIKKDLDPFVDAQGKEALNFQITVALAAVVCILLMLVVIGFALLGLLGIGALVLTIIAGIKANEGQAYRYPFCWRLLK; this is encoded by the coding sequence ATGAACGAGAACCAGGCTCCAGTGCCGGCACCCAGCCAAGAAGTGCGTCAGTGGGCGATGTTCTGCCACTTCGCGGCTTTTCTCGGGTTGGTGTTTCCCTTCGGCAATCTACTGGGTCCGCTGATCGTCTGGCAGATCAAGAAGGATCTCGATCCTTTTGTCGATGCCCAGGGCAAGGAAGCGCTGAACTTCCAGATCACCGTGGCGCTTGCAGCGGTGGTGTGCATTCTGCTGATGTTGGTGGTGATCGGTTTCGCCTTGCTGGGGTTGCTCGGCATCGGTGCGCTGGTGCTGACCATCATCGCGGGGATCAAGGCCAACGAAGGTCAGGCCTATCGCTACCCATTCTGCTGGCGGTTGTTGAAGTAA
- the coaBC gene encoding bifunctional phosphopantothenoylcysteine decarboxylase/phosphopantothenate--cysteine ligase CoaBC — MQRLYRKRIVLGVGGGIAAYKSAELVRRLRDQGAEVRVVMTQGGREFITPLTLQALSGHPVHLDLLDPAAEAAMGHIELAKWADLILIAPATADLMARLAQGIANDLLTTLVLATDAPVALAPAMNQAMWRDAATQANRKVLTERGLHLFGPASGSQACGDVGLGRMLEADELAQCAADCFKRSSLTGRHVLITAGPTQENIDPVRYITNHSSGKMGFALAEAAAEAGAKVTLITGPVHLPTPERVNRIDVVSARDMLAACEAAMPCDLLIAAAAVADYRPEVVAQHKLKKDPTSGDGLLLQMVRNPDILATLAQRADRPFSVGFAAETEKLLDYAARKLKDKNLDLIVANDVANPSIGFNSEENAITIIDRDLQQNSLAQTSKGKIARQLIAFIADRLNRA, encoded by the coding sequence ATGCAGCGGCTGTATCGGAAACGCATCGTCCTCGGCGTGGGTGGCGGCATTGCCGCGTACAAGAGCGCCGAACTGGTTCGCCGCCTGCGCGACCAAGGTGCGGAAGTCCGCGTGGTGATGACCCAGGGCGGGCGCGAGTTCATTACCCCGCTGACCCTGCAAGCCCTTTCCGGCCACCCGGTACACCTTGACCTGCTCGACCCGGCCGCCGAAGCCGCCATGGGGCATATCGAGCTGGCCAAGTGGGCCGACCTGATCCTGATCGCCCCGGCCACCGCCGACCTGATGGCCCGCCTGGCGCAAGGTATCGCCAATGACCTGCTGACCACCTTGGTGCTCGCCACCGATGCCCCGGTCGCTCTGGCCCCGGCGATGAACCAGGCGATGTGGCGCGATGCCGCGACCCAAGCCAACCGCAAAGTGCTCACCGAGCGCGGCCTGCACCTGTTCGGCCCCGCCTCCGGCAGCCAAGCCTGCGGCGACGTGGGCCTCGGTCGCATGCTCGAAGCCGATGAGCTGGCACAATGCGCCGCCGACTGTTTCAAGCGCAGCAGCCTGACCGGCCGGCACGTGCTGATTACCGCCGGACCGACCCAGGAAAACATCGACCCGGTGCGCTATATCACCAACCACAGCTCAGGGAAGATGGGCTTTGCCCTCGCCGAAGCCGCCGCCGAAGCGGGCGCCAAAGTGACCCTGATCACCGGTCCGGTGCATCTGCCGACGCCTGAGCGGGTTAACCGTATCGACGTGGTCAGCGCCCGCGACATGCTGGCCGCCTGCGAGGCCGCGATGCCCTGCGACCTGCTGATCGCCGCCGCCGCAGTTGCCGACTATCGCCCGGAAGTGGTGGCCCAGCACAAGCTGAAGAAAGACCCGACCAGCGGCGACGGCCTGCTCCTGCAGATGGTCCGCAACCCGGACATTCTGGCGACCCTCGCGCAGCGCGCCGATCGCCCGTTCAGCGTCGGCTTTGCCGCCGAGACCGAGAAGCTACTCGACTATGCGGCGCGCAAGCTGAAAGACAAAAACCTCGACCTGATCGTCGCCAACGATGTCGCCAATCCGAGCATTGGCTTCAACAGCGAAGAGAACGCGATCACCATCATCGATCGCGATCTGCAGCAAAATAGCCTCGCCCAGACCAGCAAGGGCAAGATTGCCCGGCAACTGATCGCCTTCATCGCCGACCGCCTGAACCGGGCCTAA
- the argB gene encoding acetylglutamate kinase: MTLNRDAATNVAKVLSEALPYIRRFVGKTLVIKYGGNAMESDELKTGFARDIVLMKAVGINPVVVHGGGPQIGDLLKRLSIESHFIDGMRVTDSQTMDVVEMVLGGQVNKDIVNLINRHGGSAIGLTGKDAELIRAKKLTVSRQTPEMTQPEIIDIGHVGEVVGVNTDLLNMLVKGDFIPVIAPIGVGANGESYNINADLVAGKVAEALKAEKLMLLTNIAGLMDKQGQVLTGLSTAQVDALIADGTIYGGMLPKIRCALEAVQGGVTSAHIIDGRVPNAVLLEIFTDSGVGTLICNRKPR, translated from the coding sequence ATGACCCTCAACCGTGATGCCGCCACCAACGTTGCCAAGGTTCTGTCCGAGGCACTGCCCTACATCCGTCGCTTTGTCGGCAAGACCCTAGTGATCAAGTACGGCGGCAACGCCATGGAAAGCGACGAGCTGAAAACCGGCTTCGCTCGCGACATCGTGCTGATGAAAGCGGTGGGTATCAACCCGGTAGTGGTGCATGGCGGCGGCCCGCAGATCGGCGACCTGCTCAAGCGCTTGAGCATCGAGAGCCACTTTATCGACGGCATGCGCGTCACCGACAGCCAGACCATGGACGTGGTGGAAATGGTGCTCGGCGGCCAGGTCAACAAAGACATCGTCAACCTGATCAACCGCCATGGTGGCAGCGCCATCGGCCTGACCGGCAAGGATGCCGAGTTGATCCGCGCGAAGAAGCTCACCGTCAGCCGCCAGACGCCGGAGATGACCCAACCGGAAATCATCGATATCGGCCATGTCGGCGAAGTCGTCGGGGTGAATACCGACCTGCTGAACATGCTGGTCAAGGGCGACTTCATTCCGGTCATCGCGCCGATCGGCGTCGGCGCCAATGGCGAGTCCTACAACATCAACGCCGACCTGGTCGCCGGCAAAGTCGCCGAAGCACTGAAGGCCGAAAAACTGATGCTGCTGACCAACATCGCCGGCTTGATGGACAAGCAGGGCCAGGTGCTGACCGGCCTATCGACCGCCCAGGTCGATGCGCTGATCGCCGACGGCACCATCTACGGCGGCATGCTGCCGAAGATCCGCTGCGCCCTCGAGGCCGTGCAAGGCGGGGTGACCAGCGCGCACATCATCGACGGTCGCGTGCCGAATGCCGTGTTGCTGGAGATTTTTACCGACAGCGGCGTCGGCACCCTGATCTGCAATCGCAAGCCACGCTGA
- a CDS encoding exodeoxyribonuclease III has protein sequence MRIISVNVNGIQAAVERGLLSWLQAQNADVICLQDTRASAFELDDPALQLDGYFLYACDAEVPDQGGVALYSRLQPKAVISGLGFETADRYGRYLQADFDKVSIATLLLPSGQSGDENLNQKFKFMDDFTHYLDKQRRKRREYIYCGSLYVAHQKLDVKNWRDCQQEPGFLAPERAWMDEVVGTMGYVDALREVNREGDQFSWWPNSEQAEMLNLGYRFDYQLLTPGLRRFVRGARLPRQPRFSQHAPLIVDYDWTLSV, from the coding sequence ATGCGGATCATCAGTGTGAACGTGAATGGTATTCAGGCTGCAGTCGAGCGCGGTTTGCTCAGTTGGCTGCAGGCTCAGAATGCCGACGTCATCTGCCTGCAGGACACCCGTGCCTCCGCCTTTGAACTGGACGACCCAGCCCTCCAACTGGATGGCTATTTCCTCTATGCCTGCGATGCTGAAGTGCCCGACCAAGGTGGTGTGGCACTCTATTCGCGGTTGCAACCCAAGGCGGTGATCAGCGGACTCGGTTTCGAGACAGCCGATCGCTACGGGCGCTACCTGCAGGCCGATTTCGACAAAGTGAGTATCGCCACCCTACTGCTGCCTTCGGGACAGAGCGGTGACGAGAACTTGAACCAGAAATTCAAGTTTATGGACGATTTCACCCACTACCTGGACAAGCAACGTCGCAAGCGCCGCGAGTACATCTACTGCGGCTCACTCTACGTTGCCCACCAGAAACTGGATGTGAAGAACTGGCGCGACTGCCAGCAGGAGCCGGGCTTTCTCGCGCCGGAACGGGCGTGGATGGACGAAGTCGTCGGCACCATGGGTTACGTCGATGCGCTACGCGAAGTGAACCGCGAGGGCGACCAATTCAGTTGGTGGCCGAACAGCGAACAGGCCGAGATGCTCAACTTAGGCTACCGCTTCGACTATCAACTGCTGACACCCGGCCTGCGCCGCTTTGTCCGCGGCGCCCGCCTACCACGCCAGCCACGCTTCTCCCAGCATGCTCCGCTGATCGTTGACTATGACTGGACGCTGAGCGTCTAA
- the rpmB gene encoding 50S ribosomal protein L28, with protein MSRVCQVTGKGPVTGNNISHANNKTRRRFLPNLQHHRFWVESEKRFVRLRVTAKGMRIIDKRGIDVVLSEIRSRGEKV; from the coding sequence ATGTCGAGAGTCTGTCAAGTTACCGGTAAGGGTCCGGTAACCGGGAATAACATTTCCCATGCAAACAACAAAACCCGTCGCCGTTTCCTGCCGAACCTGCAGCATCACCGCTTCTGGGTCGAGTCCGAGAAGCGCTTCGTGCGTCTGCGCGTAACTGCCAAAGGCATGCGTATCATCGACAAGCGCGGCATTGATGTTGTGCTGAGCGAAATCCGCAGCCGCGGCGAAAAAGTTTAA
- a CDS encoding DUF4124 domain-containing protein, with the protein MVKPGAIRFTLLFSLLLPALAGATELYRYVNAKGVTVLDRLGVPPEYISKGYEVLNDQGRVVKVIPPAPSAEEMRRQLADKARASSDAQLLRLYSTVDDVDRAKARKLTELDGVISAAQGNLQLLRTQQANLQSQAADQERAGRQVPEHLVAQIDNLKAEQAGLQKDILRYQEGRKQAEASFAADQARLLELIGTRR; encoded by the coding sequence ATGGTCAAACCGGGGGCAATTCGCTTTACGTTGTTGTTTAGCTTGCTGCTGCCGGCTTTGGCTGGGGCAACGGAGTTGTACCGTTACGTCAACGCCAAAGGCGTCACGGTGTTGGATCGCCTGGGCGTGCCGCCGGAGTACATCAGCAAAGGCTACGAGGTCCTCAACGATCAAGGTCGGGTGGTCAAGGTGATTCCGCCGGCCCCGAGCGCCGAGGAAATGCGGCGTCAACTCGCGGATAAGGCGCGCGCTAGCTCTGATGCCCAGTTACTGCGTTTGTATTCCACGGTGGATGATGTCGATCGGGCCAAGGCCCGCAAGCTTACCGAATTGGATGGCGTGATTAGCGCGGCGCAGGGCAACTTGCAGTTGCTGCGAACGCAGCAGGCGAACTTGCAGAGCCAGGCGGCCGATCAGGAGCGGGCTGGGCGCCAAGTCCCCGAGCATTTGGTGGCGCAGATCGACAACCTGAAAGCGGAACAAGCAGGGCTGCAGAAGGACATCCTGCGTTACCAGGAGGGTCGCAAGCAGGCCGAAGCCAGTTTTGCGGCGGATCAAGCACGTTTGCTCGAGCTGATCGGTACTCGTCGCTAA
- the algC gene encoding phosphomannomutase/phosphoglucomutase has protein sequence MSNTPHTAPNLPASIFRAYDIRGVVGDTLTPETAYWVGRAVGSESIACGEPNVSVGRDGRLSGPELVQSLIQGLVESGCQVSDIGMVPTPALYYAANVLAGKSGVMLTGSHNPPDYNGFKIVVAGDTLANEQIQALRQRIENNDLVSGMGSVEQVEILERYFKQIRDDIALAKPLKVVVDCGNGAAGVIAPQLIEALGCTVIPLFCDVDGNFPNHHPDPGKPENLVDLIAKVKEENADLGLAFDGDGDRVGVVTNTGTIVYPDRLMMLFAKDVVSRNPGADIIFDVKCTRRLGALISGYGGRPVMWKTGHSLIKKKMKETGALLAGEMSGHIFFKERWFGFDDGIYSAARLLEILSQDKRDAEHVFSAFPSDLSTPEINITVTEESKFSIIHALQRDGHWGEGSITTLDGVRVDYPKGWGLVRASNTTPVLVLRFEADSAEELERIQGVFRAQLYTVAPALNLPF, from the coding sequence ATGAGCAACACCCCGCACACCGCACCCAACTTGCCCGCCAGCATTTTCCGCGCCTATGACATCCGCGGTGTGGTCGGCGATACCCTGACCCCGGAAACCGCCTATTGGGTTGGCCGCGCCGTTGGCTCCGAGAGCATTGCGTGCGGCGAGCCGAATGTTTCCGTCGGCCGCGACGGCCGCTTGTCTGGCCCCGAGCTGGTGCAATCGTTGATCCAAGGGCTGGTCGAATCCGGCTGCCAGGTCAGCGACATCGGCATGGTGCCGACCCCGGCACTGTATTACGCCGCCAATGTCTTGGCCGGCAAATCCGGCGTGATGCTCACCGGCAGCCACAACCCACCGGATTACAACGGTTTCAAGATCGTGGTGGCCGGAGACACCCTGGCTAACGAACAGATCCAAGCCCTGCGCCAGCGCATCGAAAACAATGACCTGGTCAGCGGCATGGGCAGTGTCGAGCAGGTCGAAATCCTTGAGCGCTACTTCAAGCAGATCCGCGATGACATCGCCCTGGCCAAACCGCTGAAAGTGGTGGTCGACTGCGGCAACGGCGCCGCCGGGGTGATCGCCCCGCAGCTGATCGAAGCGCTGGGCTGCACCGTGATTCCGCTGTTCTGCGACGTCGACGGCAACTTTCCCAACCATCACCCGGACCCGGGCAAGCCGGAAAACCTGGTGGATCTGATCGCCAAGGTCAAAGAAGAGAACGCCGACCTCGGCCTGGCCTTTGACGGTGACGGCGACCGCGTCGGCGTGGTGACCAACACCGGCACTATTGTCTATCCCGACCGCCTGATGATGCTGTTCGCCAAAGACGTGGTATCGCGCAACCCAGGCGCCGACATCATCTTCGACGTCAAATGCACCCGTCGTCTCGGCGCACTGATCAGCGGTTACGGTGGCCGCCCGGTGATGTGGAAAACCGGTCACTCGCTGATCAAGAAAAAGATGAAGGAAACCGGCGCCCTGCTAGCCGGCGAGATGAGCGGGCATATCTTCTTCAAGGAACGCTGGTTCGGTTTCGACGACGGCATCTACAGCGCCGCCCGCCTGCTGGAAATCCTCAGCCAGGACAAGCGCGACGCCGAACACGTGTTCTCTGCCTTCCCCAGCGATCTTTCCACGCCGGAAATCAACATCACGGTCACCGAGGAGAGCAAATTCAGCATCATCCACGCGCTGCAGCGTGATGGGCATTGGGGTGAAGGCAGCATCACCACCCTCGATGGCGTGCGCGTCGACTACCCCAAAGGCTGGGGTCTGGTACGCGCCTCCAACACCACGCCGGTACTGGTACTGCGCTTTGAAGCCGATAGTGCCGAGGAGCTCGAGCGCATTCAGGGCGTGTTCCGCGCCCAGCTGTACACCGTTGCCCCCGCCCTCAACCTACCCTTCTGA
- a CDS encoding ABC transporter substrate-binding protein, whose protein sequence is MRLAALPLLFAPLLSPSLAQAATLSVCTEASPEGFDVVQYNSLTTTNASADVLMNRLVEFDAASGKLLPSLAQSWDVSADGLTYDFQLRQGVKFHKTDYFSPSRELNADDVLFSFQRMLDPSNPWHKVAQSGFPHAQSMQLPSLIKAIEAPDPHHLRFTLTHPEATFLATLSMGFASIYSAEYAAQLLKAGTQEKLNAQPIGSGPFSFKRFQKDAVVRYAANPDYFAGKPAVDGLVFAITPDANVRLQKLRRGECQIALSPKPLDVRAAANEPALKVVTTPAFMTAFVALNSQHPPLDQPAVRQAINLAFDKASYLRAVFEDSATSANGPYPPNTWSYASELPGYAYDPTQARALLAQAGFKDGFATTIWTRPSSSLLNPNPSLGAQLLQADLAEVGIRAQIRVIEWGELIRRAKAGEHDLLFMGWAGDNGDPDNFLTPQFSCAAVQSGTNFARYCDKTLDQLIGAGKGTSDPTERTRLYKEAQQLIQQQALWLPLAHPTAAALTRKDVQGYQLSPFGRQDFSRVSLSQ, encoded by the coding sequence ATGCGCCTCGCCGCCTTGCCGCTGCTATTCGCCCCGCTGCTGAGCCCTTCACTAGCACAGGCCGCCACCCTCAGCGTCTGCACCGAGGCCAGCCCGGAGGGCTTCGACGTCGTGCAGTACAACTCACTGACCACAACCAATGCCTCCGCTGACGTGCTGATGAACCGCCTGGTGGAATTCGACGCGGCTAGCGGCAAATTGCTGCCGAGCCTGGCGCAAAGCTGGGACGTCTCAGCGGACGGGCTGACCTACGACTTTCAACTGCGCCAGGGTGTGAAGTTCCACAAGACCGACTATTTCAGCCCCAGCCGCGAGCTGAATGCCGACGACGTGCTATTCAGCTTCCAGCGCATGCTCGATCCGAGCAATCCTTGGCACAAGGTCGCGCAGAGCGGCTTCCCGCACGCGCAATCCATGCAGCTGCCGAGCCTGATCAAAGCCATCGAGGCACCCGATCCGCATCACCTGCGTTTTACCTTGACGCATCCTGAGGCCACCTTCTTGGCCACCCTGAGCATGGGTTTCGCCTCGATCTATTCTGCCGAGTACGCGGCGCAACTGCTCAAGGCCGGCACGCAGGAGAAACTCAACGCCCAGCCGATTGGTAGCGGCCCGTTCAGCTTCAAGCGCTTCCAGAAGGACGCCGTGGTGCGCTATGCGGCAAACCCGGACTACTTTGCCGGCAAACCCGCAGTCGATGGGCTGGTGTTCGCCATCACCCCGGACGCCAATGTGCGCCTGCAGAAGCTGCGCCGCGGCGAGTGCCAGATCGCCCTATCGCCCAAGCCGCTGGATGTGCGCGCCGCAGCCAACGAGCCAGCCCTCAAGGTCGTCACCACCCCAGCCTTTATGACCGCCTTCGTCGCACTCAACAGCCAGCACCCTCCGCTGGATCAGCCAGCCGTGCGCCAGGCAATCAACCTCGCCTTCGATAAAGCCAGCTACCTGCGCGCCGTGTTCGAAGACAGCGCCACCAGCGCCAACGGCCCATACCCGCCCAACACCTGGAGCTATGCCAGCGAACTGCCCGGTTACGCCTATGATCCGACCCAGGCCCGCGCGCTGCTGGCCCAGGCCGGCTTCAAGGATGGTTTCGCGACCACCATCTGGACCCGCCCGTCCAGCAGCCTGCTCAACCCCAACCCGAGCCTCGGCGCCCAGTTGCTGCAGGCCGACCTGGCGGAAGTCGGCATTCGCGCGCAGATCCGTGTGATCGAATGGGGCGAGCTGATTCGCCGCGCCAAAGCTGGCGAGCATGACCTGCTGTTTATGGGTTGGGCCGGCGATAATGGCGACCCGGACAACTTCCTCACCCCACAGTTTTCCTGCGCGGCCGTGCAGTCCGGCACTAATTTCGCCCGTTACTGCGATAAAACCCTCGATCAGCTGATCGGCGCCGGTAAAGGCACCAGCGACCCGACCGAGCGCACTCGGCTCTATAAAGAAGCCCAACAACTGATCCAGCAGCAGGCGCTGTGGCTACCACTGGCGCACCCCACCGCCGCCGCGCTGACCCGCAAGGACGTGCAGGGTTACCAGCTCAGCCCGTTCGGTCGACAGGACTTCTCCCGAGTCAGCCTAAGCCAGTGA
- the radC gene encoding RadC family protein, translated as MSIRDWPAAERPREKLLGQGAATLTDAELLAIFLRTGVTGKSAVDLARHLLDSFGGLRSLLEADQVSFSQHLGLGPAKFAQLQAVLEMARRHLAERLRRDSALESPQAVRDYLKTLLRHEPHEVFGCLFLDSKHRVLAFEALFQGSIDSASVYPRQVVKRALAHNAAALILCHNHPSGVAEPSQADRVLTQRLKEALALVDVRVLDHFIVGDGEPLSMAEYGWL; from the coding sequence ATGAGCATTCGCGATTGGCCTGCGGCAGAGCGCCCGCGGGAGAAACTTCTCGGCCAGGGGGCGGCGACCCTGACTGACGCCGAACTACTGGCTATTTTTCTGCGCACTGGGGTTACAGGCAAAAGCGCGGTGGATCTTGCGCGGCACTTGCTCGACTCCTTCGGCGGGCTGCGATCGCTGCTGGAGGCGGATCAAGTGAGTTTCAGTCAGCACCTCGGGCTGGGGCCGGCCAAATTCGCCCAGTTGCAGGCGGTGCTGGAGATGGCGCGCCGGCATTTGGCCGAGCGCCTGCGCCGCGATTCTGCCTTGGAGAGTCCGCAGGCGGTGCGCGATTACTTGAAAACGCTGTTGCGGCATGAGCCGCATGAGGTGTTCGGTTGCCTGTTTCTCGACTCCAAGCACCGAGTGCTGGCGTTTGAAGCGCTGTTTCAGGGTTCTATCGATAGCGCCAGCGTTTACCCGCGACAGGTGGTTAAACGCGCTCTAGCGCATAACGCCGCGGCTTTGATCCTTTGCCATAACCATCCCTCCGGCGTCGCCGAGCCCAGTCAGGCTGACCGGGTGCTGACCCAGCGACTCAAGGAGGCGCTGGCGCTGGTGGATGTGCGGGTGCTCGATCACTTTATCGTTGGCGACGGGGAGCCGCTGTCGATGGCGGAATACGGCTGGCTGTAG
- the rpmG gene encoding 50S ribosomal protein L33 has protein sequence MRELIRLVSSAGTGHFYTTDKNKRTTPDKIEIKKFDPVVRQHVIYKEAKIK, from the coding sequence ATGCGTGAACTAATCCGTTTGGTGTCGAGCGCCGGTACTGGCCACTTCTACACCACCGACAAGAACAAGCGCACCACTCCGGACAAAATCGAAATCAAAAAATTCGATCCGGTTGTGCGTCAGCACGTGATCTACAAGGAAGCCAAGATCAAGTAA
- a CDS encoding acyl-CoA thioesterase — MLRSDFRFEHSLRVRWAEVDRQDIVFNGHYLTYADVAISEYFRALEVAYPADLTRGGGDFFTAKNTLEYLAPARLDDILEIGVRTTRLGRSSLTFSLAIWHQTELLTLIEVIYVHADSVSRSSRALPDWLREKVRAYERCAPEE, encoded by the coding sequence GTGCTGCGCTCTGACTTCCGCTTCGAGCACTCACTTCGAGTGCGCTGGGCGGAGGTCGATCGGCAAGACATCGTCTTCAATGGTCACTACCTGACCTACGCCGACGTCGCCATCAGCGAATATTTCCGCGCGCTTGAAGTCGCCTATCCCGCCGATCTCACCCGCGGCGGTGGCGACTTCTTCACGGCCAAGAACACCCTCGAATACCTGGCTCCAGCACGCCTCGACGATATCCTGGAGATTGGCGTGCGCACCACCCGCCTCGGTCGCAGCAGCCTGACATTCAGCCTCGCCATCTGGCATCAGACTGAGCTGCTGACACTCATCGAGGTGATCTATGTGCATGCCGACAGCGTCAGCCGCTCGAGCCGAGCGCTGCCCGACTGGCTGCGTGAAAAGGTACGCGCGTATGAGCGCTGCGCACCCGAGGAGTGA